The DNA window AAGGCCCTTCATATTATATTTGGAAACAAAGATCTCCTCAAAGCCCAGTTTGGCGGCCTCTGTAATGCGCTGCTCAATGCGGGTTACAGGACGGATCTCGCCGGTAAGCCCCACCTCGGCTGCAAAACAGGCCTTCCCGCTGATGGGGATGTCTTCATTGGACGACAGCACGGCGCAAATCACCCCCAGGTCAATGGCGGGATCGTCCACTTTAATGCCTCCCGTGATGTTCAGGAACACATCCTTGGCAGAGATCCTGAAGCCGTTTCTTTTCTCGAGCACAGCCAGGAGCATGTTCAGGCGCTTGAAGTCAAAGCCGTTCGAGGACCGTTGTGGCGTTCCGTAAGCGGCAGAACTTACCAATGCCTGTGCCTCAATCAGGATGGGGCGCTGGCCTTCAATGGTAGCCGAGATGGTCACCCCACTCACTTCTTCATCACGCTGCGACAACAAGATCTCTGAAGGGTTTGCCACTTCGCGCAAGCCATTGCCACGCATCTCGAAAATGCCCAGCTCGCTGGTGCTTCCAAAACGGTTCTTGGCGGCCCGCAAAATACGGTAAACGTGGTTATGGTCGCCCTCAAACTGAAGCACCGTGTCGACCATATGCTCCAGGATCTTAGGTCCAGCCAGCGATCCGTCCTTCGTAATGTGCCCGATCAGGAACACCGGAACGGCGCTTTCCTTGGCATAACGCTGAAACTCAGCGGCGGTTTCCCTGATTTGGGAAATGCTTCCTGCCGACGACTCAATGGAAGGGGTGGTCAGGGTTTGAATGGAGTCGATGACCACCATTTCAGGAACGAGGTCTTCAATGTGCTTAAAAATAACGGAAGTATCTGTTTCGGTCAGGATATAGCATTCAGCGTGATCGTGCCCTAGCCGGGTAGCCCGCATTCGCAGCTGCAAATCACTCTCCTCGCCCGAGATGTACAGGACTTTGGTATTTTTGATCTGCAGGGCAATCTGCAACATCAATGTCGACTTGCCGATGCCCGGTTCTCCCCCGATGAGCATCAGGGCTCCGGGGACAATCCCTCCGCCCAGCACACGGTCGAGTTCATTGCTGCCCGATGACTGCCTTTTTTCATGGCTCGCCTCAATCTCGTGTATAAGCCTGGGCCGGCTGCCCCCTTCGCGCTTCGAGACATAAGACCTGGATCCGCTTTCCTTTTGAAGCACCTCTTCGTGGTAGGTGTTCCACTCACCGCAGGAAGGACAACGCCCGATCCATTTGGCCGACCGGGCACCGCAATTGCTGCAGAAAAATTCTGTTTTAATCTTTGCACACATCTGAATATCTGTATATTATGCCCGGACCAAAAAGAAAAAAGGGAAAACCCAATCACAATGGATTAGTGGTTTTCCCTCTGCAACCATGAAAACAAGTCCTTAAAGGTACAAATAAATATTTAATTGCCGGTTTTTTTTACAAATTCTTTATAAAAAATACCTCCCGGAACCTCTATGCTTATAACCAACTTATCGCTTGTAAGCTTAAAAATCTCCCAGCTGGTGTTAAACGTTGAGTAATTCAGGTTTGCCAGTTTCAAAAACATTTTGGTGCCCTTACGCTCAACAATATATTTTCCGTTGTCGTGAAGCCAGCGTTCTTCAGGATTATCAATCTGAAAGCGAAAAATGTCAATGTTATTATCAAACATTTCCCATACTTCCCCCTGGCCGGGCTCAATGTCGGTCACATCAACCACATCCCAAACGCCCACAATGCGCTCTTCGTATTCCTGTTTCTTACAGCCATTGAAAAATACCAGGAGGGATACCGCAATGAGGATGCCGCTTAAAGAAATGGAAGAAAATAACCTTTGCATGGTGAAAGCTCTTTGTTAAAGGTCAAATTTATTAAAAAAACCCATGCTATTCCCATTCCGTTTTTTAGGAAAAAAACCAACAGCCTGCAAAGTGTTCGCTCCCGGACAAAGATCTCAAATTCTAAAAAATCTTTTTTTAATCTAATGCCCTAAATTTTAATTAATTAGAATTAATGGCATGAAATAAGATAGTAAATTAATTTGTCCATATGGTCTTGCGTACAAAAGCTTAGAAATTTTCTCGTAAAAAAAATATTTTCAATTCGCATTCCAATAAAAAACCACTGCACCATGAACCTGAATTATTTCCGCTCTGCCTGGCGCATCCTGAAAAGAAACAAAGCCTATTCTGTAATCAATATACTGGGATTGGGTATCGGGTTTTCCGTTGCCAGCCTGCTCATGATCTATGTCCTCCATCAATTAAGTTTTGATCGCTTTCATGAAAATGCT is part of the Bacteroides sp. genome and encodes:
- the radA gene encoding DNA repair protein RadA; protein product: MCAKIKTEFFCSNCGARSAKWIGRCPSCGEWNTYHEEVLQKESGSRSYVSKREGGSRPRLIHEIEASHEKRQSSGSNELDRVLGGGIVPGALMLIGGEPGIGKSTLMLQIALQIKNTKVLYISGEESDLQLRMRATRLGHDHAECYILTETDTSVIFKHIEDLVPEMVVIDSIQTLTTPSIESSAGSISQIRETAAEFQRYAKESAVPVFLIGHITKDGSLAGPKILEHMVDTVLQFEGDHNHVYRILRAAKNRFGSTSELGIFEMRGNGLREVANPSEILLSQRDEEVSGVTISATIEGQRPILIEAQALVSSAAYGTPQRSSNGFDFKRLNMLLAVLEKRNGFRISAKDVFLNITGGIKVDDPAIDLGVICAVLSSNEDIPISGKACFAAEVGLTGEIRPVTRIEQRITEAAKLGFEEIFVSKYNMKGLEKKEFGIRIHPVNRIDQVFRLLFG